TAAGCTTTGCCCAAGAAACCGCCCGATTGTCCGTTGGGCAAATTCCCGCCGCCGCGGCCCATCGTTTCAGGCAACACGACATGAGCGGGCAAGTCGCTGCGGCGGCCCTTCATGTACTGCAGCACCGCACCGGCGTGAGGATAGTTGACGCCGCCGGTGAACTGCCGGCCGGTCTGCAGCATCTGCCAACCGGCATCGTGAACCGCCGCCGCAGTGTGATAACACGAACGAACGATCGAGAACTTGTCGGCCACCTCGGCATGACCGGGCAAGATCTCGCTGACTTGAAAATCACCGCGAGTCGAAATTGGCTTGAATGGGCCACGCACTTCCGCCGGCGCTTCGGGCTTCATGTCGAACGTGTCCAACTGACTCGGCGCGCCCAAGTTGAAGATCATGATGCAGGACCGCTTATCCTTGGACGGATCGACGATGCCTCGTTCAGCCGCGGCCAAGAACTCAGGCAGCCCCAATCCGATCGCACCCAACGTGCCGATTTGTAAAAAATCACGGCGTTTGGTGCCGTTACAGGTGTGAGAAGTGCCGCGGGACGTCAAATTGAGCATCGATGGGGACCAGATCGCGATGGAAGAATCATTGCCACTGAAGGACTCTATCGTACACCGTTCCGCTGGTACCCGATTGCAATGATCGCGCACCTTCTTGTACAAATCACGCATGACGACAGAGACAAACCTGCTTCGCGACCGCTTTTTCGCTTCGCTGGCCGATGCCGCCTCGCTGCTGAGGCTATTTGACTTTGTGCCGGACGTTTTCGTGTATGTCAAAAACAAGGACGGTCAGTTCGTCGCCGGCAACCAACCGTGGCTAGAGATGCGTGGTGTTGCGTCGATTGACGAAATCGCGGGTAAAACCGACCTCGAACTGCACCCGCTCTATTGGGCTCGGCAATACCAACAGGAAGACCAGCGGGTGATCCAATCGGGGCAAGAATTGCCCGACCAAGTTTGGCTGGTGCCGTCAGGACAGGGAAAACTGAGCACGTTCATCAGCACAAAAATCCCGCTTCGTGGCGTTTCGGGTGAAGTCATCGGGATCGCGGGAGTCATGTATTCCACGGACAAAGACGACGCTTCGACGGGTGCATCGAACCCGATTGAACGAGCGACCGCAATTATTGCGGATCGCTTCGACGGGCCGTTGACGGTTGCCGAAATCGCGGCGTCGGTCGGATTGTCGGCCAGCCAACTGAATCGCCGTTTCCGAACCCGCTTCCAGATCCCGCCGTCTGAATACCTGCAGCGGGTCCGGATCCACCAAGCCAGCCGTCTGCTGACTGAAACGGACGCACCGATTAGCAGCGTGGCACTGGAAACCGGATTCTTCGATCAAGCTCACCTGACCCGCACATTCCGACGCTGGATGGGCATGACTCCGACCGATTTCCGCAAATCCGTCCGCTAGGTCTCTGAAGCCAGAAACGATGTTTCGGCTATACTGTCCGCTCGCATCTCTTGCCTCCCCTCAACCATCGTGTTCCCTTGAAAAACCACGGTTTCTTTCGAATCACCGCTGCCGCACCGACCACCTCGGTCGCTAATCCGGCCGCCAATGCCGCGGCGTCGATGCGGATGATCGATTCGGTCGATACCGACTTGATCGTCTTGCCGGAACTCGGTTTGACTGGTTACACGTGCGGCGATCTATTCGGGTCCGATGCTCTGCTGGATTCGGCGATGGACGCCTTGGCCGAGATTGCCGCGCACACATCGTTGCACCGGAAAATCGTGATCGTCGGATTGCCAATGGCCGTCGGCCCTTCGCTGATGAACGTCGCCGCCGTGATCGCCAATGGCAGCATCGAAGCGGTGATCCCCAAGACGTACTTGCCAACGTACCGCGAATTTTACGAAGGACGCCACTTTCGCGGCTCAACGTCAGCCGATCCGAAAACGATTGAACTGTTCGGCGACGAAGTCCCGTTCGGCACCGACATTCTGGTCCGGCACGGCGATGTGACGATCGCAGTCGAAATCTGCGAAGACTTTTGGACACCGATCCCACCGAGTTCACACGCTGCGATCGCGGGCGCCAATGTGTTGGTGAACTTGTCGGCAAGCAACGAAACGATTGGCAAAGCTTCCTGGCGTCGTGACTTGGTCCGCAGCCAATCGGGCCGCTGCATTGCTGCCTACGTTTATTCGTCGGCTGGACCAGGCGAGTCGACGTCGGACTTGGTGTTTGGCGGGCATTGCTTGATCGCTGAAAACGGCGGCATGCTGGGCGAATCTCGACGGGTTGGCGATGGAATCGAACCATCGCATGTCGAGCAAACCATCGTGACTCGCGACGTGGACCTCCACCGATTGGCTCACGACCGACGCGTGATCGGATCGTTCGACGACGCAATGACTGTCGTGCACCGCCAGTACCGAACTGTCACGGTCGAGTTTCCTGAAATCGATGAGGACTGGGGACCGCTGCCGCGAAAAAACTTGCTTCGACCTCTCGATGCTCATCCGTTCGTACCTGACCAGAGCGATGAACTGGAAGCTCGCTGCGCCGAGATTTTTGCGATCCAAACCGCGGGCCTGACCAAGCGTCTGTCGCGACTCGGGCCAACCACGAAACTTTCGATTGGAATCTCGGGCGGACTCGACAGCACGCTGGCGTTGCTGGTGGCACTTCGTGCCTGCGACGCGGTTGGCAAGTCACGTGCTGACATCGTCGGCGTCACGATGCCCGGTTTCGGAACGACGCAGCACACTCGTATGAGCGCCGATCAACTGATCGAAACGACCGAAATCTCGCCCGAGTGCATCGACATCCGGCGTTTGAGTCTGGACACGTTCTTGTCGCTCGGACATACGCCGCTGGGGGTTTCGATCAACAACGAAACCACGATCGACGAACTGCAAACGAAGTTAAATGACGTTGACGACGACGCAAAAGACTTAACGTTTGAAAACGTTCAAGCTCGGATTCGCACGATGCTGTTGATGAGCCGCGGATTCGTGCTGGGGACCGGCGATATGAGCGAACAGGCGCTCGGGTGGTCGACTTATAACGCAGACCATATGTCGATGTACAACGTCAACACGTCGGTGCCCAAGACGTTAGTTCAGTTCTTGGTACGGTTTGCTGCTGATCACTACTTCGACGGACCGCTGCGACAAGTCCTGCACCGCATCGCCGACACTCCGATCTCACCCGAACTGTTGCCACCACGCGCCGATGGGACGATTCGTCAGTCGACCGAAGCGACGGTGGGATCGTACGAGTTGCTTGACTTCTTTCTGTATCACTTTGTCCGCAACGGATCCGATCGCGACAAGATTCTGTTCTTGGCAAGCCATGCCAAGTTCGATCAAGCGTATGCACCGGAGCAAATCGAGAGAACGCTCGATGGGTTCATCAAACGATTTTTCTTCAATCAATTCAAACGCAACTGTGTACCCGACGGACCCAAAGTCGGTTCGGTAAGCCTGTCGCCTCGCGGCGACTGGCGGATGCCCAGTGATGCCGATGCGGATGCATTCGGTGAGTGATAACCGTACGAACCATCGCGATGCCAACGAACGACTGATTCGCGTGGCGGTTGAGCGGCAGATGATCACGTCGGAACAAGCGACGGAATTGCTTGATTTAGCCGAACGCAAGTCAGCGCCGGTCGGCCAAGTGGCGATCGAAGCGTCGATGATGTCGCCACCCCAAATCGAAATCGCAGAAGCGTTTGTGGACCCAGACGATCTTGCCCCCGGCTTTCGCCTTGTCGATGTGCTGGGACAGGGTGCGTTGGGCGTCGTCTATCGTGCTCATCAAGGACGACTACAGCGTGACGTCGCGATCAAAGCCATCATGCAAACGCGACTGCAGCAAAGCAATGTGCTGCAGCGTTTTCAAAAAGAGTCGGCCGCGATTGGACGCTTGCAACACCCCAATATCGTTTCGGCGTTTGATTCGGGGACCCACCAGGGGCGAGTCTTTTTGGTCATGGAATTGGTTCGCGGCATTGATTTGCGAATGCGGATCAAGCAAGGTCCGATACCGCTGTCGCACGCGTTGTCGATCGTGCGACAAACGGCATCCGGCTTGGCTCATGCGGCGTCGCACGAAATCATCCACCGCGACATCAAGCCGGCAAACTTGATGCTGACTGAAGTCTCCACAGGTTTTGACTTGCCGGTTGGAGTCCCGCTGGTGAAGATTGCCGACTTCGGCTTGGCCAGGCTCAACGACATTGGCTCTTCCGAAGACGCCGATCAATTGACCATGACCGGCACGACGCTTGGGACACCCATGTACTGTGCGCCCGAACAACTGACTGGCGATCCGGTTGATCACCGAGCCGACATCTATGCGCTCGGTGCAACGCTGTTTTCCGTTTTGTCGGGGGAAACACCATTCGAAGGCGGGACGACTCACAAACTGATCGCCGCCAAAATCATCGGCCAACCGCCACGCTACGATCGACTGCCCGAAAACCTACCGTCCGGCATGCATCAGTTGATTGCCGACATGATGCACCACGATCCCAACCAGCGGATCGGCGACTATACCGATTTGATTCGGCGGATCGACGAACAAATGGCCGGGCCAGACCTGGAAGACACGTTACTGATCGGCAGTTCGCGGCCGCCAAAACCAAAGCCTTCCCGGCGTGTTTGGCCGATCATTGCGGTTACAGGTGGACTCGTCGCGGCGGTGATTGCGGTGACGATGGCAGTGATCACAGGCAACCCGTTTCGAGAGACTCCGTTGACTCCGCCTGCTTCGCTGGAAACCGTGTGGTCCGAACCCCTTTTCGACGGCCAAAGCCTTGCCAGCTGGACAAATCATCAATCCGTTTGGAAGGTGACCGAGGACACCGAAGGATCAAGAGTGTTGGCGGGGAAGGGTAAGATATCGCGACGACTGGTACCGCTGCCACCCGATGTTGCGGCAACCGCGATAGCGTTGGGCCTGCGTGTGCGAGTGAACTTATTGACTGCCAAAGCAGCCGAGGTACAGTTTGCATTTGACGGTGATGATGTCACCACCGAGCCCCGCTGGGTCGTACGGCTAGATCCAGATCGCGCGATGCTTGGACATCGATCCGCAGTTGACGACAAACTTGACGTGTCCGGGTCGCTGCCCATCGAAACCGGCATATCGCCCGATGGGCCGAACTGGATCGAAGTCCAACTGCAGCAATATTCCGATCGCTGGTACGTACTTGTCGAAGGCAAACCGCTCGGCAGTTTCCTCAGCAACGCGTCGCTGGCGACAAACCAAATCCAGCTCGTCGCGATCGACGGTGAAGCGCATTTTTCAGACATCAGCACATTCGGACTGGAAGTCGATCGCACGTCAGAACCAGGCAGGTGATCCGCAGACGGATCGTCAGAACGAGACTGCGGAGACGAACTTGGCTTGATGTAGACAAATAACTCAATTCATTTTTTAGTTTGCGTCCATTTGAGTGTGTTAGAATGGAGGCTCGCGTAAATTCTTACCTTTATCAAACCAAGAAATGCTTGATCGCCGAATTTTCACCACGTTTTGCGCGATCGCCTTTGGGTCGATTTGCCATGCTTCGAATGTCGATTTTGGACGAGAAATCCGACCGCTGCTCAATGAACATTGCGTGGCTTGTCACGGCGGCGTGAAGAAAGCGGCGGATATCTCGTTCATTCATCGTGATGAGGCCCTATCAGTGATCGAACCGGGTGAACCCGAGTTCTCGCTTTTGATCGAGCGAATCATCACGACAGATCCTGATTCGATCATGCCACCGCCCGAGCACGGTCATCCGTTGACGAGCGAACAAATCAAGTTGTTCGAACGCTGGATCGCCGAGGGTGCGAATTGGCAACAACCTTGGTCGTATGAAAAACCGATCGCACCCGCGACGCCGGCCGTCGAAAAGGCTGACTGGTGCGACAGCCCGATCGACAACTTTGTTCTGCAGCGTCTGGAACAACTGTCGATCGCACCCGCGCCGGACGCATCGCCCGCCGAGTGGTTGCGACGCGCGACGTTAGACTTGACGGGGATTCCGCCTACACCGGCCCAGCATGAAGCTTTCTTGGCAAGTGTTTCATCCGATAGCAAAGCTGCCTATGCCGAGAAAGTGGACGAGCTGCTGAAGTCGCCAGGTTTCGGACACCGCTGGGCATCGGTTTGGCTAGACCAAATCCGATACGCCGATTCACGTGGGCTAGGTTTGGACGGTCGACGCGAGATCTGGAAGTACCGTGACTGGGTGATCAAGTCACTCAACAACGACATGCCGTTTGACGAATTCACGATCAAACAGATCGCTGGCGACCTGCTGCTCAACCCGACTATCGACGATCGCTTGGCAACCGCCGCAACTCGGCTGACTCAGACCAACGAAGAAGGTGGCACCGACGACGAAGAATTCCGGATCGCCGCGGTGCTGGATCGTGTCAGCACGGTTTGGCAAACTTGGCAAGGGATCACGTTCGGCTGCGTCCAATGCCACAGCCACCCGTATGACCCAATCAATCACGACGAGTTCTACAAGTTCGCTGCGTTTTTTAACAACTCGGTCGATTGCGATTTGAACGAAGAGTACCCACTGCTGAGCGTGCCGCTCGACGACAAGGATCTGGCCCGAGCCGGCGAACTGGACAATCAAATTGCCAAATTGAAGGAATCGATCTGGCAAAGCGAACATGCAATTGTCAGCGGCGACGAATCCGACTGGTGGCCACTCGATAAGTTCACTTCGGCAGCGAATCTCCAAACGCAAGTGAAAACAGAAGTACGCGATGGTCATACCGAATTCGCGACGCTCGACACGCTGTCGGCTGGCACCGTAATCACGATCGATGCAACCTTAGGCGATCAACACCAATCGATGTCAGCGATCCGCACAACTTTCCTGCCACGCAATCCCGAAACGGCTAAAGCGGATTCTGAATGGGGGTTCATGGTGTCGCACTTTGAAGCGACGTTGATCGCAGCCGATGGGACGCGATCGGCGATTGAATTGGCCCGAGTGATCGGCGATGAACCGCACCCGCTGAAAGATCCCGAACAAAGTCTGAACGCGAAAAACAACGACGGCTTCTCGGCCTACAGTCGCATTCATCACGCTCGCGCGGCAACTTTTGTTTTCAAAACGCCTGTTGAGTTGCCTGCCGGTTCACACTTGGAATTGAAATGGTCTAACAAAGCACAGATGCTTGGCGCGTTTCCGCTGGTGACTCGTCGCGGATACTTCGACGCATCCGGCAATCCGGACCTGATCGAACAACTTGCCAATGACGAACTGGCTTCGCTTCGCAAAGACCTAAAACGCCTCGCCGACGAACGAAGAACAATCAAATCCAGTCGCACTCCCGTGATGGCAGAGCGGCCCGAAAACCTCAAACGACCGACTCACGTGTTCATTCGTGGGCTGTTCCTGACCAAAGGCGAAGAAGTCACGCCAGAGATCCCGGTGGCGTTTGGCCAGCTACCTGCGGACGCGACAAAAGATCGATTGGCGCTGGCGAAGTGGTTGGTGTCGCCTGAAAACCCCCTGACATCGCGTGTCGCCGTCAACCGAGTTTGGGCACGGATGTTTGGGATCGGATTGGTCGCGACCGAAGAAGACTTTGGCACCAGCGGCGAAGCCCCGTCACATCCCCAGTTGCTGGACTACTTGGCGACCGAGTTTTCGACTCACCAAGGATTCAGCATGAAGAAGCTGATTCGCTCGATCGTGTTGTCTCACACCTACCGACAAACCGCAGCGATTCGTCCAGAAATTCAAGCTGACGATCCTGACAACCGTTTGATGGCCCGCGGACCGCGATTCCGAATGCCGGCTGAAATGGTTCGCGACCAAGCGTTGGCTGCTTCGGGATTGTTGACCGACAGCTTTGGTGGCAAACCTGTTTTCCCGCCCATCCCCGACGGCGTTTGGAAACCGTTTTCGGGTGACAAATGGGACACTGCTGGTCCCGACGACCCGAATCGGTATCGCCGCAGCATTTACACCTACACCAAACGCAGCATTCCGTATCCGATGATGTCGACCTTCGACGCGCCGTCACGTGAATTCTGCAACCCGCGCCGCTTGCGATCCAATACTCCTCTGCAAGCGTTGATCACGCTCAACGACGTGACGTTTGTGGAGTGCACCGAAGCACTTGCCAAACAAATGGAAGCCCACGGCAAAACGATCGATGAAAAACTGAGCTACGGATTTTTGGCGATGACAAGCCGCGAACCGGACACTTCGGAACTCGCGTCGCTCGAAAAACTATTCCTGCAATCGATGAAAGAAGAATCCAGCCCAGCCGAAGCGATGACTGATGTGGCTTCGGTTTTGATGAACCTTGACGAGATCATGAGCAAGTAATGAAACGACGAGAAACGATCGACCAGCAGTATCTGCGTCAAACGCTCGAAGAACGAACGCGTCGCCATTTCTTGCGTGACTCGGCGACCGGTCTTGGCGCGTTATGGATGGCCACCCAGTCGTCCAACACTAACGCCGCTTTTTTGCCAAACCACCAACCCGATAACCCGCTTAGCCCCGTCGCGCCTCCGTTGCCGGCAAAGGTCAAGCGAGTGATCTACTTGCACATGGTTGGCGCACCGAGCCAGTTGGAACTGTTCGACTATAAGCCGGACCTGAAAGAGCTGGACGGCCAAGATTGCCCGCAATCGTTCTTGGAAGGCAAGCGTTTCGCGTTCATCAATGGAACCCCCAAAATGCTGGGGCCTCAGTTTCCGTTCAAGCAATACGGCGAATCGGGTGCTTGGTTTTCCGACCGCATGCCGCACTTGGCCCAGCATGCCGACGACCTGTGCTTCATCAAAACGATGCAGACCGACCAGTTCAACCACGGTCCCGCTCAACTGATGGTTCACACCGGAACGGCACAAATGGGTTCGCCCTCGATCGGATCATGGGTGACCTGGGGGCTCGGTTCCGAGAACGCCGACTTACCCGGATTCATCGTCTTGCTTTCCGGTGG
The DNA window shown above is from Rubripirellula reticaptiva and carries:
- a CDS encoding AraC family transcriptional regulator; translated protein: MTTETNLLRDRFFASLADAASLLRLFDFVPDVFVYVKNKDGQFVAGNQPWLEMRGVASIDEIAGKTDLELHPLYWARQYQQEDQRVIQSGQELPDQVWLVPSGQGKLSTFISTKIPLRGVSGEVIGIAGVMYSTDKDDASTGASNPIERATAIIADRFDGPLTVAEIAASVGLSASQLNRRFRTRFQIPPSEYLQRVRIHQASRLLTETDAPISSVALETGFFDQAHLTRTFRRWMGMTPTDFRKSVR
- a CDS encoding NAD(+) synthase; protein product: MKNHGFFRITAAAPTTSVANPAANAAASMRMIDSVDTDLIVLPELGLTGYTCGDLFGSDALLDSAMDALAEIAAHTSLHRKIVIVGLPMAVGPSLMNVAAVIANGSIEAVIPKTYLPTYREFYEGRHFRGSTSADPKTIELFGDEVPFGTDILVRHGDVTIAVEICEDFWTPIPPSSHAAIAGANVLVNLSASNETIGKASWRRDLVRSQSGRCIAAYVYSSAGPGESTSDLVFGGHCLIAENGGMLGESRRVGDGIEPSHVEQTIVTRDVDLHRLAHDRRVIGSFDDAMTVVHRQYRTVTVEFPEIDEDWGPLPRKNLLRPLDAHPFVPDQSDELEARCAEIFAIQTAGLTKRLSRLGPTTKLSIGISGGLDSTLALLVALRACDAVGKSRADIVGVTMPGFGTTQHTRMSADQLIETTEISPECIDIRRLSLDTFLSLGHTPLGVSINNETTIDELQTKLNDVDDDAKDLTFENVQARIRTMLLMSRGFVLGTGDMSEQALGWSTYNADHMSMYNVNTSVPKTLVQFLVRFAADHYFDGPLRQVLHRIADTPISPELLPPRADGTIRQSTEATVGSYELLDFFLYHFVRNGSDRDKILFLASHAKFDQAYAPEQIERTLDGFIKRFFFNQFKRNCVPDGPKVGSVSLSPRGDWRMPSDADADAFGE
- a CDS encoding serine/threonine protein kinase translates to MSDNRTNHRDANERLIRVAVERQMITSEQATELLDLAERKSAPVGQVAIEASMMSPPQIEIAEAFVDPDDLAPGFRLVDVLGQGALGVVYRAHQGRLQRDVAIKAIMQTRLQQSNVLQRFQKESAAIGRLQHPNIVSAFDSGTHQGRVFLVMELVRGIDLRMRIKQGPIPLSHALSIVRQTASGLAHAASHEIIHRDIKPANLMLTEVSTGFDLPVGVPLVKIADFGLARLNDIGSSEDADQLTMTGTTLGTPMYCAPEQLTGDPVDHRADIYALGATLFSVLSGETPFEGGTTHKLIAAKIIGQPPRYDRLPENLPSGMHQLIADMMHHDPNQRIGDYTDLIRRIDEQMAGPDLEDTLLIGSSRPPKPKPSRRVWPIIAVTGGLVAAVIAVTMAVITGNPFRETPLTPPASLETVWSEPLFDGQSLASWTNHQSVWKVTEDTEGSRVLAGKGKISRRLVPLPPDVAATAIALGLRVRVNLLTAKAAEVQFAFDGDDVTTEPRWVVRLDPDRAMLGHRSAVDDKLDVSGSLPIETGISPDGPNWIEVQLQQYSDRWYVLVEGKPLGSFLSNASLATNQIQLVAIDGEAHFSDISTFGLEVDRTSEPGR
- a CDS encoding PSD1 and planctomycete cytochrome C domain-containing protein, whose amino-acid sequence is MLDRRIFTTFCAIAFGSICHASNVDFGREIRPLLNEHCVACHGGVKKAADISFIHRDEALSVIEPGEPEFSLLIERIITTDPDSIMPPPEHGHPLTSEQIKLFERWIAEGANWQQPWSYEKPIAPATPAVEKADWCDSPIDNFVLQRLEQLSIAPAPDASPAEWLRRATLDLTGIPPTPAQHEAFLASVSSDSKAAYAEKVDELLKSPGFGHRWASVWLDQIRYADSRGLGLDGRREIWKYRDWVIKSLNNDMPFDEFTIKQIAGDLLLNPTIDDRLATAATRLTQTNEEGGTDDEEFRIAAVLDRVSTVWQTWQGITFGCVQCHSHPYDPINHDEFYKFAAFFNNSVDCDLNEEYPLLSVPLDDKDLARAGELDNQIAKLKESIWQSEHAIVSGDESDWWPLDKFTSAANLQTQVKTEVRDGHTEFATLDTLSAGTVITIDATLGDQHQSMSAIRTTFLPRNPETAKADSEWGFMVSHFEATLIAADGTRSAIELARVIGDEPHPLKDPEQSLNAKNNDGFSAYSRIHHARAATFVFKTPVELPAGSHLELKWSNKAQMLGAFPLVTRRGYFDASGNPDLIEQLANDELASLRKDLKRLADERRTIKSSRTPVMAERPENLKRPTHVFIRGLFLTKGEEVTPEIPVAFGQLPADATKDRLALAKWLVSPENPLTSRVAVNRVWARMFGIGLVATEEDFGTSGEAPSHPQLLDYLATEFSTHQGFSMKKLIRSIVLSHTYRQTAAIRPEIQADDPDNRLMARGPRFRMPAEMVRDQALAASGLLTDSFGGKPVFPPIPDGVWKPFSGDKWDTAGPDDPNRYRRSIYTYTKRSIPYPMMSTFDAPSREFCNPRRLRSNTPLQALITLNDVTFVECTEALAKQMEAHGKTIDEKLSYGFLAMTSREPDTSELASLEKLFLQSMKEESSPAEAMTDVASVLMNLDEIMSK